The Carassius gibelio isolate Cgi1373 ecotype wild population from Czech Republic chromosome A19, carGib1.2-hapl.c, whole genome shotgun sequence genome segment cagacgataggcttaaatgttttccagacttgactgttaaaagcagatgattggctttccagtgggaggggcgggacatgtgcatacaaccaCCATCATTGCCGTTATGGCCTTTCTTATATTGTTGTATGGAGGATTGAGGAactggcatgtctcttataaattgtctctggttATACATGCCTTACAGtttggcaatgttttattttaaatgttagaaGTCACGTTAGTTAAAATACATTGGACGTTTTTAACCCAATCGGTTGAATTTTCAAACGGTCCCTTACGCATCAAGCGCCGCTATAGCACGTCCAAGCTTTCCTTGGTTTAAATTTGCTGCTACAATACACtttaacagtttttaaataatattttaccgTTGATATAAAGTTGTTGCATATTGTTAAAACAAATCATGGTTGTGCTCTCCCACGACAGACCCTTCTCGAATCTCTGCCGAACATAACCTAATTCAGTCTCCAAGGCTCTGAGTTCAATACAGTTTCTtgattttcaaaaagtttttcaaaagattttcaaaaaataaagcctaattaaaattaataattaaatctcCTCAGTGTCAGTGCAGCTGCATTTCcataagtattttaaaacatggaTTAAAGACAATTAATGATAGTTAACAtcttatttttacataaaggatATGTACCGCtgacaacattgaaaataagagaGACTTCCCAGAATCAATCCCCAAAATAAGGGATTTTTTAAATACGACTCTTAcccacaaacttaaaaaaaaaaaagcactaatcATTAACGGTCTAAAGTTTATAACTATGCAATATTGACAGACCAATTGATATAtgttaaaagtgttttatttataaaaattgtaatattaataataataataataataataataattttgtgctgCGAAATGTTGGTTTTCCCATCAAAGACAAATTTTACAGTAGGCATAATTTGGACCTACATGGCTGTTTGTCAGGGAGTGGAAGGTGGTCTCCCATTTATATTGGCATTATGTCCTCGATTTTGGTTGGTGATTAATTTGGTGATTTTGGCCGTCGGCATTTTAGATTGCTAGCTTGTAACGCGATTGATTTGGTTAGAGTCCGGCTTTCGCCAAGctcgttcttctcacttttcccatcacatgtcacattagaatttattttcaataaaaatgaacaaaatgttctaaaagttgaagtaaagtgcctaacgagtgtttaataatgacaaaactttttataattgtaataaatattatcatttacaatctgttattattgcatcctgttaatgtataCAATACTGAGTTGCAAATGTATCTGCCtgtataaagtataactagcatctaattattatttacacttattGCAAAGAACTGCTAatttacatggtaaatagaatatatcatgATTTCCACTGTAATCCACAAGTCCACATTTATTCTGTAAATAACATCTAGAGCTACTTGCActtaaggcggtcgcacaccggacgagaagcactgcgtcgcgccacatgtaggacaacttaaggtatcgcacaccggacgcgcacattctatatgcgtgagctcaatttcACAGCAAGACGGGAGAGTTTaaacttcatctattattattattttaaaaatatgattttaattgataaaagctgagttttgaaagttaattaatgaaaagaatctgtgttattataataagtctgttattgttttgttgtatctgttgtctaggcaactgtgcagCCTGGCTGAAAACGTAaccactttgtaatgttttatttgaatgaaacaaatgtactgtattttagtttcagtttcagtttataacatctgggttttgtaatataaaactatgcagatggcgctctgtggcaccgcagaaatttgaacagcgttctgagtcgtagccgagtcgtccggtgtgcgaccccctttagcctactgtaaataggatctatcgctaagaaagtacgttaattccacttagtgtaaatagccactgccatATTGCCATAtaagaaaaatgtgattaaaatattagtattaatattattattttatttttttttgcccatgagataccataaaatggttagctattagttcattagattcagttcgatttgatgaACTGGTTCTAAAAGATcaggttacattgaatgattcgttggcgaactggatatcacaaactgctttgttttgaactctttcaCAGCagactggaagagaagacaatgctgaataaagtcatagtttctgctattttttggacaaaaaatgtattttcgatgcttcaaaatgttctaactgaccctatgatgtcacatggactactttgatgatgtttttcttacctttctggacatgaacagtaaaccatacacacagtttcaatggagggactgagagctcttggactaaattaaaatatcttaaactgtgttccgaagataaacggaggtctcacaggttcggaaagacatgagggtgaattattgacataatttagatttttgggtgaactatccctttaacacaatCAGAGTGTAAAaatacgggatattttacaggaaaatactaaaacgggaagacaacGGGAAAATAGCTAAAATACGTGAAAAACCCGGAAAAAAAACTTGAGGGTTGACATTGTATGTACCACAgatgttatttaaatatgaatgcagaataaacaccaacctccttgttcctcgtgttttattctcccggctcctcgtgttttattctgcaaGTTTCTGGATCGTGTCTTATTctggtttctggctcctcgtgttttattctctcGGTTTCTGGGTTTTCTCCCAGTTTCTgtctcctcgtgttttattccccGGGTTTCTgtctcctcgtgttttattccccgggtttctggctcctcgtgttttattccccgggtttctggctcctcgtgttttattccccgggtttctggctcctcttgttttattccccaggtttctggctcctcttgttttattctccaggtttctggctcctcttgttttattctccaggtttctggttctctcgtgttctcttcactctcctctttaataaactccatcttcacagcagcagatctaaGTTCAGATGATATTCCTCCAGATAATCCTGCTTGCTTTAAAACTTAGTCACTACTTTGAGGATGAGAATATTACAGGTATTTATTGACCtgattcaaaaactgtatttctttatttacagAAACGACTTTTCTAAGAGTTTGTTTTAAACCAGCATcacgaaaacaaaacaaaacaacaacaacagagagcgcgGTGAAAGTAATCTTCTTCCTCTGAGGTTTAATGGTGTTTGTTAAACAAACGAATGTGTTTTAGCGCCACCCGCTGGACTGGAGAGTGAAGCGGCGAGAGgagaaataaaaaagtaatgtgtCATACAGCTAGTATGGtgattaggggtgtaacgatacgcgtattcgtattgaaccgttcggtacgacgctttcggttcggtacgcggtacgcattatgtataccgaacggttcgttggagtaattaattatatttgaaaaaaaaaaaaaaagagagagagagagagaaatataatgatatgcgttcaacaaggtagcccaataacccaaacaatgtaacaggcaacgcccctgacactcccgaagaagaaaaaaacaccatcttatatgtttatgttaggctactcagcaggcgctcgctcactcagtacgcgctgaaggctcgttgcaaaatagccaatgcgtttaacagactagaaatgagaagatcctccaataaccaacaggtctggtgtttgggtgcactttggattccctttaagctataatggtgatggcaagagagtggtggataaaaaaacaacggtatgtcgcatctg includes the following:
- the LOC127935805 gene encoding uncharacterized protein LOC127935805 isoform X4 is translated as MEFIKEESEENTREPETWRIKQEEPETWRIKQEEPETWGIKQEEPETRGIKHEEPETRGIKHEEPETRGIKHEETETRGIKHEETETGRKPRNRENKTRGARNQNKTRSRNLQNKTRGAGRIKHEEQGDG
- the LOC127935805 gene encoding uncharacterized protein LOC127935805 isoform X2 translates to MEFIKEESEENTREPETWRIKQEEPETWRIKQEEPETWGIKQEEPETRGIKHEEPETRGIKHEEPETRGIKHEETETRGIKHEETETGRKPRNRENKTRGARNQNKTRSRNLQNKTRGAGRIKHEEQGGLMKMKEERQDLNEVEGKYQDQKDHDVNGEKSDLHKLQSGSRTPEKR
- the LOC127935805 gene encoding uncharacterized protein LOC127935805 isoform X3, which translates into the protein MEFIKEESEENTREPETWRIKQEEPETWRIKQEEPETWGIKQEEPETRGIKHEEPETRGIKHEEPETRGIKHEETETRGIKHEETETGRKPRNRENKTRGARNQNKTRSRNLQNKTRGAGRIKHEEQGEQPQSAPGHFLPCHKFGTHLCWGPRETP